A window of Candidatus Auribacterota bacterium genomic DNA:
ATGCCATAAAAAGTTTTGCTCTCATCTCTTCCTCCATTGCCTGACAGCGAACCTTGATTAATTGCGTCAGTATATCACACGGGGGGGGCAATATATATTTCGCCACATATATTCGCCACGGTGCGAATTGCCTCATCTAAACCGGAGGATTGGGGGGTCAAACCTTTACAAATATACAATATCACTCACGCAGAGTCGCTTCGACTTCCGCGAGACGCCGCCGGAGCACCCTTTCTTCCATCAGCCTTTTTCGAAACCGCCGCCTGCTCAGGTGTAGCGCTGCCACACTCACTCCTAATATCTTTGCGATCCCACGCATGCCCGCCCGCGCTGCCCCGCGCCGACAGCTAAGCTCCGCCAGTGCCTGCCGCGCTTGACTTCTCGCGTACCTCTGGAGAAGCTCACCTGGCTTTACTCCGAACCGCCTTGCCACTTCCTGCGCAATACGCCTTAAAACTGGACTCCTGCATTCGCAGGAGTGACAGCCCCCTATAATTAAGCCATTACGAAAATCCGCAACCAGACCCCTATGCCCTCCTTTCCAAGCCATCTTCTTAGTCTCCCCCAGTAATTGAGGGATGACGAAATTTTTTGTAAAAGGCGCGGCGGATATCGAGCACCCGTATTGTTCTTATGATCCTTTCAATTCTTCGCGCTCTGGATCAGGAAGTCGGTAAGACCAATGAGTGCTTTTTTAAAATGGGAGTTTGGCAAGGGTGAGAGATCGTTCCTCGCCTGATCGAGCAGTGTCTCGGCGTCCCGGCGGCACGCGGCAATCGCGCCCGCCGCGGCGATCGCGCGCCTGCACTCCTTCACCTCTCCCCCACGGAAGGCGATGGCGAGACGCTCGCGCTCCTCACCGTGGAGTGCGGCGAGGGCTTTGATGAGTGGGAGCGTGACTCGGCCCCCCTCGATGTCCTTGAAGCGATCCTTCCCCCTGTTCTCCTCGCTGATATCGAGACAATCGTCAGCTATCTGATAGGCGATGCCGAATTGCCTGCCGAATCGCGAGAGCGACTCCTGAATGGGTCGAGGGGCTCCGGCGAGCGACGCGCTCAGGCGGCAGCAGGTCGAGAAGAGCGAGGCGGTCTTCATGGAGACCGTCCCCCGGTACTCGTCTTCGGTCATGGAGATGTCATATCTCCGGCGCAACTGATATATCTCCCCCTCGCACACCTCCCTGGTCATGTATACCATGTCGGGGAGAATGCCGTTGTCTTTGAAGCGGCAGAGGATGCCGAACGCCTGCGAGAGGAGATAGTCCCCAAAGAGCACGGCGACCGGGTTCCCCCAGGAGGCGTTGATCGTTGCCTTCCCTCGCCGTACGGCGGCCTCGTCAATCACGTCGTCGTGAACCACTGTCGCCATGTGGATGAGTTCGGATGCCGCCGCGAGATAGAGATTCGCTTCACGGAGCTGCCCCGCGACAGCCCCCGAGAGAAGGGTCACCGCTGGCCTGATACGTTTCCCCTTGCCCTCCAGGGCATAACGCTCGAGCTCGCCCAACTTTTCCTCGGCGGACGAGAGACAGGAGAAGATGATCTCCTCAACCGTCCGCAGCTCGTTTTTCACGGGCCGCGCGATCTCCGGCAGGGTATCCATTATTCGAGCAGCTTTAGATCGGTTTCCATCTTTATTCTGGTCGTGGTGCTGAATATCGTCTCGGTCTCGCCCTTCGTTATTTTCATGGTCATGGCCATGTCCTGGTCGGTGTCAACGTGCATCCCGACCATCAGCCCCCTCTGGGGATCGAAATAGATATTCCCCACCATGGTTTGCCGGAGACGGTCGAACGCCGCTTTCATCGCCATGTCCGACCCCTGCCGCTGCGGCAGATCCATTTCCATTTCCTTCGCCGCAACCTCGCCCCGCAGCGCGATCTCCGCGCATCTCCGCCCATCCCGCTTGACCAACCCGGCGAGGGTGTAGGTGGTATCGAGCTTGAGCGCCTTTGCCGCAGGCAGCTTCTCCTCCAAGCCGCCACCGAGGGCGATATCCCTCTTCTCACTCCATGAACCGCCGATGGCGATCGGGCCTTCGGGGAGTATGAACTGATTCTGTTTGAGTAGGCTGTAGATATTCACATGGGGGAGGAGCTCCACGACGCCTTTTGGCTGGGTAATGGAGAGCACTTTCCCCCGCTTATCCATCTTTATCAACGTTGGATTTTTGAAGAGCGCTTTTAAGCCATCGAGACCCGGGGCGTCTTTCACCACCGTCTCGCCCTGGACAATTCTGGCCCCTTTCTCATCGGCCTCCATCTGTATCTTCAGCGTGCCGCTCTCAGTCGTTGACGTAAAGCGCTCGAAGTGCGTTTCCAGGTCGGCGTTTCCCTGGGCGTCAGCGTCTTTGACCACCATCCTGTACGCGAGCTCCATCTGCAACTTCACCGGCGTTTCCACCCCTGACCTCTGTCCCGGGAGGCCGGCGATGCTCGTTGTGCCTGAGCCTCTCATCGTCATTTTATACCGGAGCTCCTCGCCTTTGGTGAAGCGGTTTTCAAGAACAATGGGCGTCTCGGTGGGTGTAGGCGTGATCGTAGGAGTCTCCGTCGGCGTCGGTGTCTCAGTCGTCCTCCGGGCGCATGCACACATGCCGAGCGTGATGGCCACGATAGAGTAACCCACGAGCATTCTGTTTTTACTCATAGCTGCCTCCTCTGCGCGTATTCTAACATATTTCTCTGCTGAGATAACCAGTCATTGATCTCGCGCACGCCCACCTCC
This region includes:
- a CDS encoding polyprenyl synthetase family protein is translated as MDTLPEIARPVKNELRTVEEIIFSCLSSAEEKLGELERYALEGKGKRIRPAVTLLSGAVAGQLREANLYLAAASELIHMATVVHDDVIDEAAVRRGKATINASWGNPVAVLFGDYLLSQAFGILCRFKDNGILPDMVYMTREVCEGEIYQLRRRYDISMTEDEYRGTVSMKTASLFSTCCRLSASLAGAPRPIQESLSRFGRQFGIAYQIADDCLDISEENRGKDRFKDIEGGRVTLPLIKALAALHGEERERLAIAFRGGEVKECRRAIAAAGAIAACRRDAETLLDQARNDLSPLPNSHFKKALIGLTDFLIQSAKN